Genomic segment of Sarcophilus harrisii chromosome 4, mSarHar1.11, whole genome shotgun sequence:
AACAGTATTTAAAACTGATTATTAATGTGTTTCTTTgaaatcctttgaccatgtatatTTTGTGGACAGAGTTATCATTGTGCttgtgtatatgaaaataaaattttataacagattattaaaaaaataaaagatagcatATTGAAGAAATATTTACATCAACTATGACATAAAAATTTGACATCTTAGCTATATAAGAAACTGTACTACAACTATTAGGAGATGAAGAGAATATATTGAAGAATATATTTTGGAGAGTATTAAATGTAGACTTGGCATTGGTTCCCAAGTCTGCAGGAAACGAATTGCGATTTTGCAAGGAAATTAACCATTTTGGAGCTTGTTTTTCCTAAATTCCTTTGAATTATTTAAGCTTGAGGGTTGTGACATGTCTGTTTTGATTCATTCCCAACACATTGTGCCACAAATTGTCTGGCAGTAAATGTGAATTTGCTCTCAGATGGAGAATGTGTCTGTACATTAATGCATAGAACataggaagagggaggagggcaTGGGGCACAAATATGAAGCAAAAATAGAAGGACTATAATTTCCCCCAAATGTCATTCACTTCAGAGTATCACTTAAAATGGACAAACTAAAATgagggaagatttaaaaaaaaaaaatacatagcttTGTAGCTTTGAAGCATTTGGGCTAGAGTCGTGGCTTCAGTATATTATGAATAAGCCATTCATAGAAGACATTTATATCCATTCTTTCCAGCTGCTTCTGTTTCAGAAAGTGAGAGGTCAGCTTAGGTAAATTAAACAGGTGGTGATTCTCTTATATAGTGTGCACTGGAGGTGATTTGCATATTGTTCATCAAAATATCACATTATAATGTACCAATTGAAGgaactgtttttaaaataagtagaTTTGGTTCTGCTTTTAGAGAAAGGTGAAAAGTACAAAAAGTTCCACAAGGCtcttccttatgtctttttcTATCCCCATCCTGCCCGTGTTTTTTACACAGTTGTGATTCTTCTTCCTGCTTGATTTTTGTTAGTCATTGCTCTTTGAGACTATCTACCAAAGCTTGTGTTATCTTTGGAACTTCCTTTGGCTGTGAACCAACTTAGAACTGGTGGGTGGTGATGAGAGGAGGTATCCTCCCCAGCCCTTGTGTATAAGTGAATTATTTACAAATAACTAGGGATTCTCTGATTTTACTCAGTGTCATTATCAAGTCACATCAGTTAACTAGTATTAAGCCCCTGTAATGTACcaaggatacaaaggaaaaaaatatcttttcttaactctcTTAAGTTCTATGCCAGGAAACAGTATATGCacatgaaaatatttacaaactAAATACAAAGATAGTTAGAGTAGTGGCAGTTGGGGGAAGGATTAAGAAAGGCTTTatataggggcaactaggtggtacagttggatagagcaccagccctgaagtcaggaagacctgaaattcaaatgtggcctcagacatttaacacttcctagctgtgtgaccctgggcaagtcacttaacctcaattgcctcagcaaaaaaagaaaaaagaaaggctttATATAGAAAGTAAAACTTGAACATCAtcttgaaggaaaggaagggttTTAAGAGTTGGCTGTGAGAAGGAAACACTTCAGGCATAGAGTGCCTCATAAAGGATGACCATTGCAAAGCTGTGGAAATTGGAGAAAGAATACTTTGTGTGTGAAACGGAAAGCAAATTTGGCTGTATAGTAATATACAGGGCTTTGGAAAGGAGTGTAATGTATAGTGAATCTAAAAGATAGGTTCAGGCCAGGTTGTGAAAAATTGTGAATTTCATGTTAGGATAGTTTATATCTAGACGGTCATTTCTATTCTGCTGAGTATATTTTTGTTTAGGTTAGCAGCTTACTTTTGACATATGTGCTCTAATTGGTTGTGTGGAAAAATCTATAACATTTGACCttataatccaaaatatgttagaTCAATGAATAATTGGCTATGGTGGAACTAGTCTGGTTATAACAGTAATCCTCTGCTGTCATGATTCCTCCAGTGCAATTTCCATTCATAGAACTTATTTTAGCACCTTTCATACTTAGCTTTCATTCGCCTTCAAAATAAATTAAGGCCAgtactttttgttttgcttttgccaAGTTTGAAGAAAGGAATTTCTCAGTGTGCTATAAGGAATCAGCAGTAAAGAATGTGGACTCCCTGCTAGACCATTTTTCTATCAGCCTGACCCAGCCAAACCCAGCCAAACCTTGTAAAGAGAACTCTTTCTAGAACTAAACCTGACAGAAAGAACTAAAGCATATTAAGAACTTTTGACTACTGTCTTACTTTGAGGTTACTTTTGAGCCCCGTTTATGAAAGGAGTCTTATAAATTTCTGAATGATCTAATTTTGGTATGtatattcctttgatattttgcTTCTTCTAGTATCTCTTCACCTCTTGCTGAGATGAAATCTGAGATCTTATGTCTGGATTTTGACTTTCTGAGAATTATCTTTATATTGACAATACTTTATATTGACATTTCTTCCAAGAAATAGCTTCCTTTACCACTAAAGATTCAGTCCCTTTTTCAAGAATGTGGTAGAAAGGATTACTATTTAGGAATGAGTTGGGACTAAAGGAATTCTGAAGtaccttctagttctaagatTTTGTAATAGGATTAGGCACTATGTCTGTACTAGTTGGTAGTTGCATAGCACCATCCACCATGTGCTGGTCTGGGTCTGACTAAGATTTTGCTTTGATAGCACAAATGAATTCACCAAATCTActaaatttgtttcttccttAAGTATAtgattagaaaacattttttttaatttagtagtaAGGTAACATACTTTACCAATATTCTTTTCTAGTAGCAGATGTGTTGAGGCCCTCAAAGCTTGGCTTATTATGTAAgcaattttactttaaaatataatgcatTTGATCACTTTTGAGATTTTCATTCTTATACTGTGCTGTCATATACTATactagatacacacacacacacacacacagataggtGATTTGTAATACCTACTATACTTACCACCTTGTTCAACAAAAAAAGAGGTGTTAAAAGGAACATTTCTTCTCAGGTACCAGTTTTATTTTCAAGCTCTTCTGGAAAGATAAGCTTTATCCTGGATAGCTTTTCATAGAGTTGTTAATAAATGATATTCAGCTCTagaaaaaatgcttaataaatgtaaaatcagtAGTAAGAGTTGCAGAAGGCCCTAAAAATGGTCATCCTCGTTTCAGGATGCTGTCCCTTTTGAATCAAAGGGAGAGATAAACACtttaattttggttttggtttttaattcagATGTCTAAAAAATTACACGCTTTTGACATGCCAGAgggcttttatatttatttgcttcttaTCTCAAAagactctttccttctttaagtaAGCTGCCATTGGAAATCTGTTCCAACTTGGGTAGTGCTATTGAAAGCTTGTGATAGTGTGACATTTGATGTTTGAGATATTTGATAGCCTCTTTAGGAAGTGCCAGTCAGAATTGAAGAAAGAATACATTATATGATGAGTACTTTCTGGGATTCCAAGAATATGTTAGAATGATTGCCTTTGCTTTGAAACCAGAGCAGGACTATAGATAGGACAGAACTGTAATCCAGTTTTTGTTTCCTCCATACCTGAAGCTTCCTTGCCTTTTTACTTTGAAGTAAAAGTATGATGAGCCGGAATATCACTTAATCTATCCTCACCTGAAGAATAACCTACAGCTTTATGAGCATTTAGATAGGGCATAAGAAAGTTGATAAGAAAGGCCAGAGATCTTTGAGACCTGGAGGCCAGTAGTATGATACGTAAATGAAATTTCTAAATATTCCTGAGAAAGTCATGTTGATGTCAGTGGAAATCACTGAGTAgctaattttccttaaaatggctGTTCCATGGCACCAGATATGTGTTCTTATCTATTTTTGACCTTCCTATAATATTATGTTCTGTCTTTTAGAATGCTTTGAGTAGTCCTAGAAGCATCGATCTTTAAATTCTTCTGTCCTTACTTTCTTGAAATCCATTATATCCAGTGATTCCTCTCTGTTTTCTTCAGGGATGACCTGGCTGATGGTCCTATCTTCACACATAGTTCCCAGTGCTCCCGGGGCCTTGAGCGCTACACCACCCGGGAAGAAGGGCCCCTTAGCCCTTTTCTGGGGCGGATGGACGAGGACTACAGGACAAGAGAGGCCTTCCTCCATAGGTCTGACTATAACCCCCATGTTAGCCGTCATGATGATCTCCTTCGAGACCGAGACAAGCTCAAAGTCTCCTACTCTGTTCGATCAGAGGAAAGAAGCCGGGAAGCCAAACGGTCCCGCTATGATGACAGTGAGAAGCTACATAGTCTGGGTGGGGACCATTCTAACTATGTCTCAGGTGCTCGAAACTACCGACAGCGGAGGCATAGCCCAAATTCCCGGTTCATGGACCCTGAGTTCCGGGAGCTAGACCTTGCCAGGAGAAAacgggaggaagaggaagagcgGAACAGGAGCTTGGGTCAGGATTTGGTGGGGGTAGATAGCAGCAGTGGCAGCAGTTGTACCATCTCTGGAGTATCAGGGTCAGAGCCAGGATATACAATACATCGACCAGAAGATGTGCCTATGATGCCCAAGAAGTCCATTCTGAAGAAGCGAGTAGAAGTAAATGTGGAACCCTCCTTGCAGGTCTGaatcctatttctctttttcatctgcTCAGTCCCTTCTTTCCCCTGAGCCAGTCTGGGTACTTTTTTTCTTACtgctaaattttgtttttgataacAGCTTTTAGGTACTTTCCTAAAATGATTTATCTGAACTCCTTTTGCTGTGTTTCTTATACTGTTCAGCCAAAGCATATGTTGATAGATGCAAAGGTTTTTTAAAGTAGGAAGTGTTTTATCTAGGTCAGTCTTACGGATCTATGTTGTTAATAGCACATCAGTAAGCATCTAGCTCTTTTAGTTTGTAAGAGGACCCACAAGTAGTTGATGCTGAAGAGAATTAATAGGGGATCTGTCAGGTTTGCAAGACTGAGTATAGCCCTGTGAACCTAGgactaatctattttatttcttattttctctttccagaataccttcttctcttccttctcctcaacCTCCTTCCCATATCTgccttagaatatttttttaaaaaaatctattcttatATTTCTCTAGCTGATTCAGTAAGAacaaatgcattttaaattttgtttttgattttgttatttatattataattcttGATAGATGAAGTCAGAGCATGAACATAAAGAGAATTATGTATGAAACTACCTTTTACAGTGTTATAGTTGaacaaagacattttaaataGTATCCTGCCATGGGTCTGCTTGGGGACTAAATTGATGGTATTTTTCTTTGCAGATGGAGAGTTTTTCCAGCAGTACCAACTCTAGCCAAgaacttcctcttctctctggCCACCCATCACTTCCTCCAAGCAATGCTACGGTCCCTTTTACTTCAGATATTGAAAACAACAAAGGACTCATGACAGAGACATTGAAGGCACCTCAAGAATCCTATCAGTGGGGTCCTCTTTCTGGGCTGCCTAAGAATACTAGCCCCCTCAGAGAGAAGTTTGGGAGTTTTCTAAGCCACAAGGAGAAAATGGATGGAAAGACTGAACTTGGTGAGCGGCACACAGATTTCTTGTTGCCCCATGAGAGAGCCAGCCAGGATGGCAGTGGTTTTTCCCGTATTCTGGGCATGTTGGCAGAGCCTGTCAGTGTCCAAGAAAAGAGGCGACGTAGCTTTCCAGACATAGAGGATGAGGAAAAGTTTCTCTATGGGAATGAAGAAGAGGACTTGAAGCCAGAATCCCCACCAAAATCCCTTGGAGGTCTTGGGAGTGAAGGACGGAGAGAGAGAGCAagctcctctccctccccatcaTCAGCTCTGAAACTGGATGCACGAGAGGAGACCAATCCAGAATATGCCAAAATCCATAACTTGCTCAAGACCATAGGGCTGGATATTGGGGTGGCAGAGATTAGCAAGTTAGCTGTGCGCACCCAAGAACGGCTTCATGGAAAGAAGTTGTCCTCACATTCCTCAGTTGATCGACGCTCAGTAGATCGACGGTCTTTATCTGATCGGAGTTCTTCAGACTCACATAGGCTGGAAAGCAGAGAGGCACGGCGAAGTGACACTCGCTCTCCTGAGGTATCCCGACCACATATAGCCTCTCCTGTAGATCCTTACCTGCGGGCAAAGAACAGCCCCCCATTCCTCAAGTCTGACCACCCCATGAACCAGATGCCAGGACCAGAAGTGACCAACAGTGGGCCCCGGTCATCTGCCATCAGGTGTCTGATTCCTTCAGCCCCTGCTCCTCCAATCAGACTCCCACACTGTACTTCCTCTGTGACCCAGTTTCAGATTCCTACTAATACACAGTTTTCTGCAGCTCCGATTCCTCCAAACTACCAGACACCTGCTATGCCTCCTTCCACCTTTGATGCCTATAGACACTACATGGCATATGCAGTTTCTGCTTGGCCCATGTATCCTCCCCAGCAACCCGGCCATCCACTGACTGATCCCCACAGACTCATACCCATCACGAAACAGGTCACCCCTAGCCGCCCCAACCTTCGTGTGATTCCCACCGTGACCTCTGCTGAAGCCAAGAGGGATGAGTCACTGCTAGTTCCCATCCCTGTCATCAACAGCTCCAACAAGGTGCCTGTTCGACTACCCATTCCACCACTTATGAGATACAATCCAGAAAAGATCTCAGATGAGAAGAACCGGGCTTCCCAGAAGCAGAAGGTGATTAGCCTTGTGATTGAATTTCTTGAACTTGGGTACTTTGTTTTAGACATGGTTGGGCAGCTCATGGGGCaccaatttttgttttcttctggggATGGGAGTTGTGGTTGGGCATTGGTTTCTTTAGAAGCTTCAGAAATGATAATTCTCTCCCATTCAAGTGGTTCTTTCCCCCCAGGTTCTCTCACATGTTGCTCCTAAGGATGAATGGTGATTCTTCTAGGGTGTGATTCTTAGTTCAGCTTTGGAAGGACAGTTGTTTTTTCAACTATAATTGTAACTTCTTTGTCCAAATCCAAGGGCTTTATTTACATTATTGGGATTTTGTGGTAATACAGAATGTTTTAGAGTACGTGTCTTAGTCATGGCTTTATGAAAGATTTTCTGGCTAAAGGGATGGGCAACATAAGTTTCTTTTATGCTTTATTCTAGTGAATTTTGAACAGTGATCATAGAAAATAGATGTGTCTTGGGAAATAATAGCTGtgtgttttttgctttttctagcTGTCCCAACAGGGAGTAAGTACCAGAAGTGATAGTCTTATAATGATGGCTCACATTTAGgtagctctttaaagtttgcaaagcacttttatgtACATTATTTGATAATGATCCTTTGTATTCCCAATCTTCGAGAGGAGAATTGTAGAGATGTAAAAAACACAGGAAATTTGAAGCCGTTGAAGAAATTTTAGCATTCTGGTTTTTGAAGggaagttctttttgttttgttttttaaattgcttatttttcttgGTGGAGGAAGTTTAGAGATTATAAATGTAGAGCATACATAAAATGTATGCAGCACAATTTGAGTGTTCTCTACAGATGTTTAAGGATCTAACACGATTTTGCTAGATTAAGAATGGGTATGTCTGGTGTGTGTGGGTGCACATGCGGGCATGTGCACAGTAGATACACAGTGAATTTTTGTTTCTTACTTTTGAGATACAGAGACAttgggaaaagaacagaaaataggGGTGTgtttctccctttttgtttttctaggccTTTATATCTCTGTCTAAGTATTATAAGCTAGATAGGACAGCCAGGTGGTTGTGTAGTGCAAAGCCACTTAAAGTGTGGTTCACCTATATGGTTCGATATCGAACCATAATCgaatgtgggagttgtgaaaaatttgacaacagtaaaaggtttctaaATGCAACAAGTAAAGATGAATTCAAAATCAAACGCATAAGGAATCCAAGGTACTTCTGGCAGCGCTTGTCCATGTTGCATGCCCCAACTTAACTGCAATCTCTTCCAAATCACTTGCATCTCAGCTTCAAATGAATCATGGCTAAAACTGACTTAACAAATGTAGAACTTCATAAAATTGTTCAGAGACTCAAACAAGATCTTTTGCAGTAGTTAAAATAGCTGTATAAATGTCAATTGTTAATAAGCTATATTCTTTGGCTTTTGAAATGGAGGCTGGTTGTTTCTATGgagacaacttaaaaaaaaaactgagccaaCTCTTAGTGACTGATTCTTTTCCCATAGTCCTTTGTATAAGTCCTATGCTCAGGGCCAATGAGCATACTATGGTCTCTAAGTTCAGAAATCATTCAAATTGAATGGGTTGTTCTCTTGGCTCAGAAATATCATCTGCCATGCCCTTCAGGTGGAATGCTATTGAATCTAACTTCTTCCTAACTTAGAAAGAAACTTACTGGGTGTAGTCTGGTACTTCCTCAGGTAGTGTAGCTGACTGAATGGACATTGtctggagagaggaaggaaggtatgagttttttctgaccactttattagaataaaaaatactttagatATGAGCCTAATGATGCTGAGCTCACATGTAAGCAGGCACATTTATTTCTTTGAGCTTTTGGGGAAGAGATATTAGTAATATAGATGGAGTATATTGCTAGAAGTCAGAGGAAGCACCATACCCTTCTGTACCTTACAGGTtatagaagagagggaaaaactgAGGAGTGACCGGGATGCACGGCAGAAGAAGATGTACTATCTCAGGACTGAGCTGGATCGGCTTCATAAGCAGCAAGGTATTGCTCCTTGCCCTAGAATGAAGCTGTTCCTGTGAGTCAGGCCCTTATCCCAGTTTTAGAGGAAATCCAATTGGAGAATATTTAGGGATAATCTAGGACAATGCATTTGTTGCCCCCAGCACCAGTTATACAGTCATTCTTTATGGCCTACTTTATGCCTCAGAAACTTGAATTCCTACCCATATAGGAGATGTAGGGCCTCTTATTCTAGCATCAGTACTGGGCCTGATAGTCTCATTGTTGCAGTTTGTGGGAGAAGAATGGGTAAGAATATCAATGAAGTTCTAACTATCCCTATCTGGGTCTGGAGTAAGAGACCAAATAAAAGTAGAGGAAGCCATTTGCTACCTTTGTAAGAACCAGCTACCTCTGTAAGAACCAGTCTCATGGATAAGAAATATACTTGAGTGATTGGGAAAAGACTATTTCTAGGCCTAAAAAATGtagtgggaaagggagagaatctggaattttGTGATTGAATCCAATTGGACCTGGAAAACCCAATGGCCCCCTGAATAAAGTTAATGAGACATGAGCAAGAAAATCTTTTCTAGTTTAAAAACTCATTTCACTATCCTGTTTCAGACTATCCAGTGTCAGGAAAAATTCTAAATCACCAGGTTTAGTCatggaatagaaaagaaattatgcCCCAGAAATTATGTGGTCCCTTTATCTATCTCCAGTTAGGCTTTACTTAAAACAAATGACTATCCTTCTGCTCTTTAAAACCttgggggggtgagggggggaaTTATACAACTTGATAGTTctagtagtttgttttttttccccattgtggtTAAATAATAGCATATGCCCTTAACTAACTTGGCATGTGATGCTTTCTGTTGCTGTCTCACCAGGGGAGATGCTACGTAAGAAACGTCGGGAGAAAGATGGCCACAAAGATCCACTGCTGGTGGAGGTGAGCCGTCTACAGGACAACATCATGAAGGACATGGCAGAACTGCGGCGTGAGGCAGAGGCAGCAGAAAAGAAACAGTCTGAGCTGGACAAAGTCGCTCAGATCCTGGGGATCAACATCTTTGATAAAACCCAAAGGCCTTCTAATGACAGCAAAGAGTCATCAGAGAAGTCTGGGAAGGCTGAGAAATCCAAGAGCCCAGAAAAAGTGTCTCCATCCTCTAACaactcctcctcttcttcctcttcctcctcctcttcttctagCAAGGTAATGTCTGAACTCAAATATTGATGAGGAGGAGAGAGTGTTGGGGCTCATCAGGCCTAATCATCTGTACTTGGGTCAGGGCATGGAATGTACTTTTCAAATACATTATTTGTGGGTTAACAGTTCTCTTATTTAGGGACTAATTATTTTCCTATAATTTATTGTGTTTTCTTGGCATGTGGTGGTACCTTCTGCTAACCATTGAGAAAGAAACATCAGTCTGGAGGTAGTATGGTCCCTAATAGTGACTGGGGCAGTGTACAGAAAACCTTGAGTTATATTTTTGACCAGGTGAGAGCaggctttttcccttttaaaagaaTAACTTCTGAAATCATCATCTGTGGGTAATGTGTTcatttttcttgaatgaaatcTTTTGGGTTTGGCTACAAAATAGGTTTCTAGATTTCTGCTGTCAGTTTTCTGCTCTCTGgatatttttgattaaaaaaaaaaatttatttatttatttttttggtttgaatTGTTACTCTGGATCTTGGAGAGTTAAGGGAAAGGTTATATATGACCTTGTCTGAAGCCTAATACAGCTAAATGACTCAGGCcccatataattttgttttgtgtcATTGCCTAGCCTGTTTGGCTTAGAAGGAATGAGTTTTAGTCTCCCCATTCTGTTTAGCACAATTCTCTGCCTCAACCAAAAGGAATTGTAGTTCCTATTGCTGTGTCATTATAAGTGGAGGAACTCTGAAGGAAAAGAATACTAAGGTTTTAGTTCTTTGAAATTGGGACATAAGTTATGATTATGGCCCTTTTCAGATCCTGAAATGATCTTGACTGGCAGAGAGTCCTATATCTGAATTAGCAGGGACATGAGTAGGCTTGATGTTTCCGGACCAATCTTGCAGTTTAATTTTCTTGTCCCCAGTGAGAAATTGCTGcatgttcatttcctttttgtccATGCTAGTTCTCCTCTATTTAATCTCATCTACATTGATTAAAGCTAAGTATTCTTAGTATTGTGAGTCCTATACAGAATGTCAAAAATACTTAGCATTAGCCTTTGAATCTCTTAacactttctctttctattctctcaTATCTACTCTGCAATGTACCTCCCTTATCTCAAATTATACTTCTGTATCCTCTCCCTCCATGCcactttccatttcttcagtGTTTTGCTTTGAACCAAAGTATTTTAATGTGTCagtaaaattaatttacaaaagaatatttaatgaattaccTCAAGGGGTtgcatttcaaaaacaaaaacaaaatcccgAAACCATTAAACTAAAGGAATGGATTTCTAGTGTTGATATAATTTCTACTTTTGGAGGTAGAGGTGCATTCCTAGATCCTTTCAAGTCATAAACTGAAGGTAATTACATATTCTACCTATGCATAATGCTTAGGCCTTCTTTTAAGCTTCTCAGAGATAAAATTATATGACTGTTAAGAAAGGCTCTTTTGGTATATTTTATCTCAGCTCATGGTGACGTAAAGGTCTGACTTTTTCTTTGAGCCAGGCTTCTCTaagtttcctcctctttcctgAAGGCCTTACAAATGGGTAGAGCTTGTACCCTGGAGGCCTGCCTAATCATATTGACCGTATTAAACCTGAAGTGGAGAGTATTTCCTTCTAATTGTCCCTAGCAAGGCTAAAGTTATTATGCCTTTTTTCAGAGAGGTCAGGAGTTGGTTAAGTTCTGagctcttattattttaaaaacttttttccccccatgtaGGAGTCAAAATCAAATAATGACAAGGCTCATGCCAAGAGCCCCAAACCCACAGAGACCTCCTCCCAGCCCTCAGCCAAGCAAACGTCCCAGCTGGCtacagtatatgaatattatgatgCTGGGAACCACTGGTGCAGAGATTGCAACACCATTTGTGGGACCATGTTTGATTTCTTTACTCACATGCATAAGAAGAAGCATAGACAGGTAGGTGTCCTggcctctctttttcctttccttcccctcaaaCCTCTATACCTTCTTCCACATCTCAAAACTGACAAGTGAAAAGTTCTCATGTGGGCAGGAGCCCTAATTCAAAGAGCCAAGCAACCCCTTCGAAGGAGACACCAACCCCAGGGCTCAGTCCAGGGGTCCTGGCTGTGCCTAGACACCATAATAAGTGTAAGTGGAGCTTTTGTCTCTTGATTCCTTGAGTACCtgattttttttgagtttcactTCATCCCTTACTGGCTGCTTGCTCTaacatttttttacctttttcacaGGTGATTTCCGTTTTAACCATTTGGCAGATGGGGAGGGTGGGAGGGTTTCTGGGGCCCATTGCCTCAGGTGGGAGAGAAAATGACAGAGGAAAGGTGTATCCTTGAGTTATTAGTGCTATTGTGTGAGCACCTCTGCCTCTTGCAAATAGACATTGGATCCCTACAACAGACCTTGGGCTTCGAAGATCCAGAGTGAGGCCAAGCAAGATACCACAAAGCGTGCCGATAAAATAACAGTCCCTGCCAAAGGTTTGTACCCTTCTTTTTTCAGCCAATTGGTGGAAGATTCCTTGGGCTATGATAATGGGAGGCAGCACTGGGATTCTTCTGAGATACAGCAAAGGCTAGAAGTAGGGTGAGTGGTATCCTCATGATCAAAGTCAGGCTTTCAAGTTATTGGCTCTTTTATTATTTACCATGCAATAACCATGGCTCTTTTATTTACCATTGTCTTATTCAGgactttttctctttgaaattcaGTGAACTAAAAAATGTCAGAGAGATGATAATTCATTTTAACTGCTTTTGCTTTTGAAAGAACCAAAGAGGGTCTAGATTAGTTATTAGGAGAGCAAAGTACTTAGAGTAATGGGAAATAAGTCCCTTTGTCTGTAATCTTCTCCAGTTGAAAAGTAATCAGCATTTACCATAGTGTGGATCTGATGAGTAGACCGCTTAACTGAATAATATGACATTGAATAACTCATATAAGTAGTTCTGGTCTAACTTTAGTAATACTGTTTTCAAACCCTTTTGAATGCTTAGTGGTGGTTGAGGTTTCAAGAAAATTGGCAATAGAATTATCAATTCAAGGGACCATGAATTGCCTT
This window contains:
- the ZNF318 gene encoding zinc finger protein 318 isoform X3; protein product: MYRSGGRSSVSSHRPKESGGIGPRASRSVGSSSSSTGPVRRASPPPASSSSSSASSRAPCRRPRSPSGHRGRHGSPSPPPPHSIRGRRRGSPSPPWSRRGSPSPPRGRRGSPPRSRRASPSPTRPRRLFPSGSGGFRGSSRSCSRSDFARDGRGDHPGDSGSRRRSPGLHSESSVEQSLRITVGNDRFCLGSPDPRRLNDRLGSPVDNLGDIDRDDLADGPIFTHSSQCSRGLERYTTREEGPLSPFLGRMDEDYRTREAFLHRSDYNPHVSRHDDLLRDRDKLKVSYSVRSEERSREAKRSRYDDSEKLHSLGGDHSNYVSGARNYRQRRHSPNSRFMDPEFRELDLARRKREEEEERNRSLGQDLVGVDSSSGSSCTISGVSGSEPGYTIHRPEDVPMMPKKSILKKRVEVNVEPSLQMESFSSSTNSSQELPLLSGHPSLPPSNATVPFTSDIENNKGLMTETLKAPQESYQWGPLSGLPKNTSPLREKFGSFLSHKEKMDGKTELGERHTDFLLPHERASQDGSGFSRILGMLAEPVSVQEKRRRSFPDIEDEEKFLYGNEEEDLKPESPPKSLGGLGSEGRRERASSSPSPSSALKLDAREETNPEYAKIHNLLKTIGLDIGVAEISKLAVRTQERLHGKKLSSHSSVDRRSVDRRSLSDRSSSDSHRLESREARRSDTRSPEVSRPHIASPVDPYLRAKNSPPFLKSDHPMNQMPGPEVTNSGPRSSAIRCLIPSAPAPPIRLPHCTSSVTQFQIPTNTQFSAAPIPPNYQTPAMPPSTFDAYRHYMAYAVSAWPMYPPQQPGHPLTDPHRLIPITKQVTPSRPNLRVIPTVTSAEAKRDESLLVPIPVINSSNKVPVRLPIPPLMRYNPEKISDEKNRASQKQKVIEEREKLRSDRDARQKKMYYLRTELDRLHKQQGEMLRKKRREKDGHKDPLLVEVSRLQDNIMKDMAELRREAEAAEKKQSELDKVAQILGINIFDKTQRPSNDSKESSEKSGKAEKSKSPEKVSPSSNNSSSSSSSSSSSSSKESKSNNDKAHAKSPKPTETSSQPSAKQTSQLATVYEYYDAGNHWCRDCNTICGTMFDFFTHMHKKKHRQTLDPYNRPWASKIQSEAKQDTTKRADKITVPAKGSEFLIPITGYYCQLCEEFFGDPISGEQHVKCHQHNEKYKVEFKLPQTIILQGDMNRRQDIHLTVLFIPAIGEVDFRTKGSKKLETRLNTVPTQKTKDKEHKDDTKLWIWEEIAVWFSLALVALKSTEEFFLKIGGYLY